In Syntrophorhabdaceae bacterium, the sequence CAAACCTCTTGACACAGATGCAGTCCTTGAATGCGCGTCAGTACATAAGGCGATTTTTTCCCTTGAGGAACACATTGTAAATGGTGGTCTTGGATCGGCGATAGCCGAGGTACTTTCTGAGAGCGACTATAAGGGCTTCTATAAGCGGATCGGTGTCCCTGAGAGGCTGAATAGCGCTATCGGACATTCCCATTATCTGAGAGAGCTATACGGTCTGACACCCGAAAGAATATTCGACGCCATGATGAAAGAAATGAAAGGGCACTGATTTAGTTATGAAGGTAAAATTTTTCAATTATCCACTTCAGTTCGACGTTCACAAAGATGAATACATGGATATTGTTCAAAACACATTTGCTCGCGGTGCATACATACTGGGCGATGATCTGCAGGCATTTGAGAGAAATTTGGCACAGTTTGTCGGGAGCAAGTATGCCGTGGGCGTTGGTAATTGTACTGACGCGCTGCTTTTGTCAGCCATAGCTGCTGGTATAGGGCCCGGTGATGAAGTCATCTCGGTTTCACATACTTTTGTGGCCACTCTCGAGGTAGTAAAATTTCTGGGAGCAGTTCCCGTACTGGTGGATATCGCTAGCGATCATAATATGGACGTGGACCTGGTTGAGGCGTCCTTTACGCCGAGGACAAAAGCTGTACTGCCCGTTAGTCTTAATGGCAGAGTGTGCGATAATATCGACAAGCTTGAAAGAATTGCCGGGGAACATGAGATAGTGATCATTGAAGATGCTGCGCAATCACTGGGCGCCCGATACAAGAACAGAGGTGCCGGTACATTCGGTTTGATGGGCTGTTTCAGCTTCTATCCTGCAAAACTATTGGGGACGTTCGGAGATGCGGGAGCTATTGTGACGGATGATGAAGAATGTGCGCGCAGACTAAGAATGCTTAGAAATCATGGGAAGGACGAAGCGACGGATATAAAACGTTGGGGTCTCAATTGCCGCATGGACAATATGCACGCGGCAATTCTTAATTATAAGCTCAACATGCTTTCTGATTTGATAAAGAGACGCAGGGAAATAGCAGCAATTTATGATAAGGAGTTATCTCAGATAAACGAGCTGAAGCTGCCTCCCAGACCAATAGAAAACGGAATTCACTATGACGTATATCAGAATTACGAAATTGAGGCGCAGAACAGGGACAACTTAGTGGCATTCTTGAAGAAGAAAGGGATCGAAGTGAGCATTCCATGGGGAGGCAAGGCGGTTCATCAATTCTCCGCCCTGAGACTGAGTCATGGTCCTTTGCCGCACACCGAGGACCTCTTCCAAAAGGTTGTAATGTTACCCCTATATCCGGAACTTAAGAATGAAGAGATTGAATATGTGATTGAGGCAATAAAGGACTTCTATAATGAAAAATGAAGAAGCCAAGCACGATTACACGATCGTGACAGAACTTCCTGGCGCCAGAGGTTCCCGGGAGCAGATAGCGAGATTGTATGCCAGATACGGATTTGCCTCCGAGTTCTGCAAAAACAAAGACGTTCTGGAAGTGGCCTGCGGGGCAGGCATTGGTCTCGGCTATCTCGCCAAACATGCAAGAACTGTGGTTGGTGGCGATATAGACGAAAATAATTTGCGATATGCACGGGAGGTATGTAAAGGACGCATAAATATCGACATTAGAGAACTTGATGCGCAAGATTTACCATATGGTAATGGGACGTTTGATGTTGTAATTCTCTATGAGGCTATTTACTATCTTCCCAAACCGACGAAATTTGTGCTTGAGGCTCGACGAATACTAAAGAATGGTGGTATCATCCTGATCTGCACCACAAATAGAGACTGGTCTGGTTTCAATCCAAGTCCATATAGCCACACGTATTTCTCTGCACCGGAGTTATTCGAACTTCTTCGGAGTGCCAGTTTCAAGACAGTTCTGTATGGCGGTTGCCCGACTCGCGCCAGCACGCTGAAAGATAAGATTATATCCGTTATCAAATCAGGAGCGGTAAAGCTTTGCCTTATACCGAAAACAATGAAGGGCAAAGAAATACTTAAGCGAGTATTCATGGGAAAGCTCACACCGCTGCCCCCTGAGATTCAGGATGATATGGTTGAATACGAACCCCCGATTCCGATAGACCCTATACACCCAAATTCCGACTATAAGGTGTTGTTCGCGGTGGGCTATGTCGCGTAAAGGCATCATGAAATTGATTCTCGGACCATCGACCTCCAAACGCTTTGTGTTCTTCTGCATCGCTGATGCGGTGCTCGTTGTCGTCTCGCTTTTTCTCTCCTTTCTTTTTCACTTCGATTTTACGTTCAATATAGACTACTTCGGCCTGATGACTGAAGTAGTTCTTTTTTTCATCGTCATAAAGATCGCTGCTCTGGCTTCCTTCAGGGTGTACAACATGTCGTGGCGGTACGCGAGCATTAACGATATGTTGAATATCGTGCTCGCGCTAATACTTTCCGAACTCCTTCTCATCGTGATCAGCCTGCCCAATTCACTTCTACCGCCTGTGCCGATCACAAGATTTCCCAAGAGGATATTTCTTGTTGACGGCATCATCTCGCTCTTCTTTGTGGCGGGACTCAGGATGTCGAAGAGGCTCTACCTGGAGGTGATACGCGAACGCGGTATCAGAAAGAAGGGCAAGAGGACTATTATCCTGGGAGCGGGTAACACGGGCGAAATGATTTTAAGAGACATGGCTAGGCTTGGCTACGGCGAGTTCTATCCGGTGGCCTTGCTTGACGATGATACGAATAAGATTGGAACGTTGAGGCACGGGATCAAGGTCAGCGGGAAGACCGACAGGCTTGAGGCCATGATTGCAAAAGAGGCCATTGAAGCGGTAATTGTGGCTATTCCGAGCCTCAGTCACAAGAAACTCAAGGAAATATATGATGTGGCGACAAGGGCCAACGTGGGCACCATTAAGATCGTCCCCCGTATCTACAATTTCGATACACCGGATCTGAATCTCAAATCGCTTGAAGATATCAGTATTGAGGATCTGATCGGCCGCCAGACGGTGCAAATAGATTATAGCCTCATCAAAAATTTCTTGAAAGACAGGATTGTATTAATCACGGGAGCGGGTGGCTCTATCGGCTCTGAGCTTGTCATGCAGATATGCGCTTTTCAGCCCGGCAGGGTCGTTCTCTTCGACATAGACGATACGGACCTCCATGCTATGACTCTCAAGCTCAGCCGTCATTACCCCCACCTGTCGAGCCGGGCGCATTTTGTCATCGGCGACGTGAGAGACGCAAGACGGGTTGAAGAGGTCTTTGCACAATTTAAACCCGAGATTGTTTTTCACGCGGCCGCTTACAAACATGTGCCCATGATGGAGGAGAACGCCAAAGAGGCTGTAAAAGTAAACGTGCTTGGAACATATATCGTTGCTCAAGCCGCTCTCGCGCATCATGTGGAAAGATTCATAATGATCTCCACCGACAAGGCCGTGCGCCCGACAAGTATCATGGGCGCAACAAAAAGGATCGCAGAATATATATGCCAGGCCTTTAACGCGAACGGACAGAAGGATGAGCCGGCCGAAAACAAAGGTGATGAGTTAGATCAAGCTTCCGATAGGAGGGATAAGAGTACCCGTTTTATGTCTGTGCGCTTCGGTAATGTGCTTGGGAGCAGGGGAAGCGTCGTGCCTTTATTTCTCGATCAACTAAAGCACGGCGGCCCTCTCACCGTTACCCACAGGGATATGGTCAGATACTTCATGACCATACCGGAAGCGGTTTCATTGATTTTGCAGGCCTCGACCATGGGTCGGGGAGGAGAGGTTTTTGTCCTCGACATGGGAGAGCCCGTCAAGATCGTTGAACTCGCGGAAGAGCTCATTACCATCCAGGGGCTTGTACCTTATAAAGACATCGATATTGTATTTACCGGACCTCGACCGGGAGAGAAGATCTTTGAAGAGATATTGACGGCCGAAGAGGGAACCGTGGCGAGCAAACATGAAAAGGTCTTCATAGCAAGAAACGGTCAAAAATACAACCCGGCACAGATTGAAGGTATCTTGAAGGAATTCGAAACTCTGATTGCGGATTCGTCAAGTGGCGGTCACGATGATCTTCGGGCTCTGCTCAAGAAGTATGTACGGCATTACGAAGGACAGTAACGGTGCGAACTATGGGGTTGTCAAAGCGACAAAATTATGTTTATTTACAGCATAGTCGTATGATATCAGGTTATTGAGGGTCAAAAATCACATGGCGCACTACTGGTATATGATCGTTGCGGACATGTTGCTCACGTTGATTTCAATTATCTTCGGGCTCATGCTCCGTCTTGAGATATTCAACCCCGGCAGCGAGCTTTTCAACCATTACTTCCGGTCCATATGGCCCTTCAGCCTCCTGGCTATCGTGATCCGACCGGCGTTTCTCTATTATGCGGGCGTATACCGTCGCATCTGGCGGTACGCAACCACGCCCGATTTCATTCAGCTTGTCGGCTCGGTGCTCGCCGGTTCAGTTGTGCTTTTCGTCGTGACCTTTTTTCTCTTCACACCTTCACTGATCGCCGTGTTTCCCAGGTCCCTCTATTTTATGGAGGCCATGATCACCGTTTTGCTCCTAAGCGGCCTCAGGATTCTCATCAAGGCCTCCGAGCGTTACCCGGGTGATATTGACTGGAAGAAGACCGGCATTTTGACAAACAGGCGAGCTCTCATTGTAGGCGCCGGAGACTCGGGCATCAGCATCGCGAGAGAACTGAAAAATAACCCTCAGATGGGACTCAGACCGGTCGCCTTTCTTGATGATGACGCAAAAAAGATCGGCATGAAGACACAGGGACTTTCTATTTTTGGGCCTGTCATAAAGCTCGCCGATATAGTGAGGCGAGAGCGCATCGACGAAGTGATCCTCGCTATGCCGAGCGCCCCGGAGCAGACCTTGAAGAATGTCCAGCACGTATGCCAGAATATCGCTATTACGTGCACGACACTGCCTTCTCTCGGTTCCGTTATGGAGAATAGTGAAGAGACAGGTGATCTTTCCAACTCGTCTCTCGTACTGCCCATGTCAATGCCCGATATTACGGCGGAAGAGATACAGGCCGTTGTCAGGGTCATGCAGTCCCGCAACTTGAGCATCGGTTCGCAAACCGTTGAATTTGAACGATTGATCGCATCTCAGGCTCACTCTAAATATGCCGTGGCGGTCACAAACGGCACTTCCGCCCTGCATCTGTGCATGGTGGCGGCGGATATAGGCCCTGAGCATGAAGTGATTACCACGCCCTTCAGTTTCATATCTTCCGCAAACTGTATCCTATTTGAGAAGGCGCGGCCGGTCTTCGTGGATATCGATCCGGTGAGCTTGAACATGGACCCGGGCATGATCGAGGCTGCAATCACTGAGCGCACGAGGGCCATACTTGTCGTGCATATCTTCGGGCAGCCTGCGGACATGGGGCCGATCCTTGATATCGCAGACAGACACGGGCTCATCGTGATCGAAGATGCCTGTGAGGCCATCGGGGCCGAATATGAAGGAAGGCGCGTGGGCGCCATAGGAAAGGCGGGCGCCTTCGCTTTTTATCCGAACAAGCAGATGACGACAGGGGAAGGTGCTGCGCTTGTTACCAATGACGAGACGTGGGCCAATCTCTTTAAAAGCCTGAGAAATCAGGGCAGGGACAAGTTTGACGGGTGGCTCAACCACTCCCGTCTGGGCTACAACTACCGTATGTCCGAATTGAACGCAGCCGTGGGTGTAGTCCAATTGAAACGGCTCGATGAGCTTCTGAAAAAACGAGATGCAGTGGCCAGGCAATATAATGCCATGCTTGCACCCCTTCACGGGGTCAAGCCTCTAGAGATCGCTCCGACAACCACGAGGATGAGCTGGTTTGTCTATGTGGTGCATATTTCCACGGGTGTGAAAAGGGATACGGTGATTGATCGCATGGCCAAAGCAGGCATTCCCACGAGGCCCTATTTCACACCAATCCATCTCCAGCCGTTCTATCGGGAAAGGTTCGGCTTCAAATCCGGAGATTTTCTCCGGGCAGAGGCAGCCGGCGAGTCCATTATCGCTCTTCCTTTTCATACGAACATGAAGGAGGAGGAAATTGAGGTTGTTTGCAGGGCGCTCAAACGCGTGTTGACGGACGCATAGAATCGGGCGACAAAGGGGACCTGTATGACTGAGATACAAAAAGCAATCATAACGATCTCATGTGCACTCATTATATTCGCGACAGCGAGCGGGGCTCTCTTTGCCATCGACTCGGAGCTGACCAGGCAGACGCTTGTTAACGTCAAGGGCGTATCCGTTGTTATCGAGGAGCTTCAGCCGGACATCCAGAAATATGCCCCACGGTTCGGGCTTACCAAGGGAGAGTTGCAGAAGGACATAGAGGAGAGACTTGCAAAATCAGGACTCGCCGTGCTTAAACAGGAACAGTGGCTGAAAACCAGCGGCAGACCCATACTCTATATCAGCATTAATACCCATGAGTCCGAGAAATATTGGTACGCCTACACGATCATCGTTGATTTCAGGCAACTTGTGACGCTGGAGGCCAGTCCCAACATGAAAACACTTGCGAGCACATGGTCAGTAGACATGGCCGGGGTTGCGAACATAGGGAACCTTAATCTCATAAGAAACAACGTGGGGGTCCTTGTAGACAGATTCATCGAGGCCCGTCAATCAATCGTTTCGAAAGGCAAGTGAGGGGGAATCAAGCATTGACAGAGGTATTGACGAATGTTCCGTACGCGATGATAAGAGAGAATATCCGGCGTATTAAAGAGTTTGGGGTAGGCATAGAAATCTATTTTGATAACGATGCTATAGACCGGGTAGGGCGTGAGGATGCAAAGATGCTCTCCAGTCTTCTCGACAATGAAGGGATCGTCTGCACAGTCCACGCGCCCTTTATGGATTTGAGCCCCGGTGGTGTCGATCATACCATACGAAGCATCACCAAGGACAAATTGAAGAAGTCGATCGAGATGGCAAATATACTGCATGCCAAAGGGATCGTCTGCCACGGCGGGTATAATAAATGGTTCTACGACGGGCGAGCGCAGGTATGGCTCAATGCGAGCCTCGATACCTGGGAGGACGTGCTCAAAGAGGCCGACAAGGATCTTCCCGTGATGATAGAGAATATCTTCGAAGAAGAACCATCGACCCTGATCGAGCTCTTGGGACATTTCGAGGGCAAGGGCCTCTATTTCTGTTTTGACTCGGGTCACTTCAATCTTTTCTCCAAGGTTTCTGTTGAGAATTGGCTCATGCCTTTGAGCAAGAAGATACGGGAGATGCACCTCCACGACAATCGAGGCGCATCTGACGATCACATGCCTATCGGCATGGGGACTTTCCCTTTCCGGGAACTGAAAAGACTGATAAGTCGTCTTGACGGTATACTCTATACCACGGAGATCCACGACCAGAACTACGCTGCGGAAAGCATAAAAAGATTAAAGGAGTTTCTATCATAATATGGCCTACAGAATAGAAGTCTCATACAAAGACAACGTGAATGACGTACCGGCGGGGAAACTAAGAAAGAGGATAAAAACCGATTTCGGTCTTGAGATCCAAGCGGCCCACGTGGTCGACGTCTATACCGTTGATGCGGTGACGGACGAACGCACGGTGGAGATCATGGAGAGTGATGCGTTTGTGGATCCGGTGATTCAGAAGAGCATAACAGACGGTTTCACCCTCTTTGATGCCGACTGGGTCATAGAGGTCGGCTTCAGACCGGGGGTCACGGATAACGTGGGAAGGACTGCGAAAGAAGTAATCGAGGCGATTCACGGTGCGGCCTTCCAGAACGGCGAGGCGGTCTACACTTCACGGATGTATTTTCTGAAAGGGTCTTTATCGGAGCATGACGTGAAGGCCATTTCCGAAGGCATGCTGGCAAACACGCTGATCAATAGATACGGCTATAAGACTATAGCCCAATACAAAGATGATCAAGGCATGGGCGTCTTTGTTCCTAAAGTGGCGCTTGGCGCGGAGCCTATCGTCGAAACCTTTGATTTCGGTATGGACATGGAGAGGCTTCTCAAGATCAACAGAGAGAGAACCTGGGCGCTGTCCCGGGAAGAGTTGAGCGTGATCAGGGAATACTTTGCCGGCGCCGATGTGAGAAACAAGAGAAACGGAGCGGGACTTGACGAGAAGCCCACGGATGTCGAGATAGAAGTTATCGCGCAGACATGGTCCGAGCACTGCAAGCATAAGATATTCAATGCCTCCATCGATTACGAGGAGGACGGCAAGAGAGAGCGGATTGAGAGTCTCTTTAAGACGTATATCGTGGGATCTACTCAGGCCATAAGGGACAAGAAGGGGAAGAAGGATTTCTGCCTCTCTGTTTTTAAGGACAACGCAGGCGTGATTAAATTCAACAAACGCTATAATCTGGCCTTCAAAGTCGAGACCCATAATACGCCATCCGCGCTGGATCCCTATGGCGGGGCGCTGACCGGCATCGTGGGCGTGAACCGCGACCCCTTCGGCACGGGCAAGGGGGCGAAACTCGTGTTCAACACGGACGTTTTCTGCTTTGCCGTGCCCGATTATAAGGGCGACATACCTCCCAGGCTGCTTCATCCAAAGAGGGTCTTAAACGGAGTAAGGGAAGGGGTGGAGCACGGGGGTAATAAGAGCGGCATCCCCACCATCAACGGGTCGCTCGTGTTCGACAGGGGATATCTCGGCAAGCCGCTGGTTTTTTGCGGTACCTGCGGCATCATGCCCGTGAAAATTCAGGGGGAAGAGTCTTATCTTAAGAAGGCCCGAAAAGGAGACTTTATTCTCATGGTCGGGGGGCGCATCGGGAAAGACGGGATACATGGGGCGACCTTTTCGTCAGAAGAGCTTTCCGAGGCTTCACCAACGAGCGCAGTCCAGATCGGAGACCCCATCACCCAGAAGAGGATGACCGATTTTCTTTTGATCGCCAGAGACCGCTGTCTTTACACATCCATTACCGATTGCGGTGC encodes:
- a CDS encoding AIR synthase-related protein, with the translated sequence MAYRIEVSYKDNVNDVPAGKLRKRIKTDFGLEIQAAHVVDVYTVDAVTDERTVEIMESDAFVDPVIQKSITDGFTLFDADWVIEVGFRPGVTDNVGRTAKEVIEAIHGAAFQNGEAVYTSRMYFLKGSLSEHDVKAISEGMLANTLINRYGYKTIAQYKDDQGMGVFVPKVALGAEPIVETFDFGMDMERLLKINRERTWALSREELSVIREYFAGADVRNKRNGAGLDEKPTDVEIEVIAQTWSEHCKHKIFNASIDYEEDGKRERIESLFKTYIVGSTQAIRDKKGKKDFCLSVFKDNAGVIKFNKRYNLAFKVETHNTPSALDPYGGALTGIVGVNRDPFGTGKGAKLVFNTDVFCFAVPDYKGDIPPRLLHPKRVLNGVREGVEHGGNKSGIPTINGSLVFDRGYLGKPLVFCGTCGIMPVKIQGEESYLKKARKGDFILMVGGRIGKDGIHGATFSSEELSEASPTSAVQIGDPITQKRMTDFLLIARDRCLYTSITDCGAGGLSSSIGEMATDTNGCVIHLERAPLKYHGLSPWEILLSEAQERMTVAVSKEHLDSFLDLSRKMNVESTVLGQFTDTGMFHALYGGKTVAYLDMQFLHEGLPKMDLKATWQRVIVDEEPLAEPTDCLHALTGVLRRWNVCSKEYVVRQYDHEVQGGSVIKPLTGEKNDGPSDAGVVRPDLASLNGVVVSHGICPKYSRFDTYHMMACAVDEAIRNNLASGGSLKRMALLDNFCWSDPVASERNPEGEYKLAQLVRANRALYDYTTFFGTPCISGKDSMKNDYMFNDIKISVPQTVLMSAISVIDDVRKTVTMDVKEKGHMVVVVGKTYAELGGSEYFAHFNRQGNIPPRVRPGIAKKTYVALERAIKLGIIRSCHDVSDGGLVCGLAESSFAGGLGIEIDCARIPSQGIYRDDFLLFSESQSRFLVTMRDGDLPAFEKIFKGVPFGVAGRVRDDERFMIRGMNGNLIIDTQIGLLKDAWQAPFKEQF
- a CDS encoding sugar phosphate isomerase/epimerase family protein, giving the protein MTEVLTNVPYAMIRENIRRIKEFGVGIEIYFDNDAIDRVGREDAKMLSSLLDNEGIVCTVHAPFMDLSPGGVDHTIRSITKDKLKKSIEMANILHAKGIVCHGGYNKWFYDGRAQVWLNASLDTWEDVLKEADKDLPVMIENIFEEEPSTLIELLGHFEGKGLYFCFDSGHFNLFSKVSVENWLMPLSKKIREMHLHDNRGASDDHMPIGMGTFPFRELKRLISRLDGILYTTEIHDQNYAAESIKRLKEFLS
- a CDS encoding class I SAM-dependent methyltransferase, with protein sequence MKNEEAKHDYTIVTELPGARGSREQIARLYARYGFASEFCKNKDVLEVACGAGIGLGYLAKHARTVVGGDIDENNLRYAREVCKGRINIDIRELDAQDLPYGNGTFDVVILYEAIYYLPKPTKFVLEARRILKNGGIILICTTNRDWSGFNPSPYSHTYFSAPELFELLRSASFKTVLYGGCPTRASTLKDKIISVIKSGAVKLCLIPKTMKGKEILKRVFMGKLTPLPPEIQDDMVEYEPPIPIDPIHPNSDYKVLFAVGYVA
- a CDS encoding DegT/DnrJ/EryC1/StrS family aminotransferase — protein: MAHYWYMIVADMLLTLISIIFGLMLRLEIFNPGSELFNHYFRSIWPFSLLAIVIRPAFLYYAGVYRRIWRYATTPDFIQLVGSVLAGSVVLFVVTFFLFTPSLIAVFPRSLYFMEAMITVLLLSGLRILIKASERYPGDIDWKKTGILTNRRALIVGAGDSGISIARELKNNPQMGLRPVAFLDDDAKKIGMKTQGLSIFGPVIKLADIVRRERIDEVILAMPSAPEQTLKNVQHVCQNIAITCTTLPSLGSVMENSEETGDLSNSSLVLPMSMPDITAEEIQAVVRVMQSRNLSIGSQTVEFERLIASQAHSKYAVAVTNGTSALHLCMVAADIGPEHEVITTPFSFISSANCILFEKARPVFVDIDPVSLNMDPGMIEAAITERTRAILVVHIFGQPADMGPILDIADRHGLIVIEDACEAIGAEYEGRRVGAIGKAGAFAFYPNKQMTTGEGAALVTNDETWANLFKSLRNQGRDKFDGWLNHSRLGYNYRMSELNAAVGVVQLKRLDELLKKRDAVARQYNAMLAPLHGVKPLEIAPTTTRMSWFVYVVHISTGVKRDTVIDRMAKAGIPTRPYFTPIHLQPFYRERFGFKSGDFLRAEAAGESIIALPFHTNMKEEEIEVVCRALKRVLTDA
- a CDS encoding nucleoside-diphosphate sugar epimerase/dehydratase, with amino-acid sequence MSRKGIMKLILGPSTSKRFVFFCIADAVLVVVSLFLSFLFHFDFTFNIDYFGLMTEVVLFFIVIKIAALASFRVYNMSWRYASINDMLNIVLALILSELLLIVISLPNSLLPPVPITRFPKRIFLVDGIISLFFVAGLRMSKRLYLEVIRERGIRKKGKRTIILGAGNTGEMILRDMARLGYGEFYPVALLDDDTNKIGTLRHGIKVSGKTDRLEAMIAKEAIEAVIVAIPSLSHKKLKEIYDVATRANVGTIKIVPRIYNFDTPDLNLKSLEDISIEDLIGRQTVQIDYSLIKNFLKDRIVLITGAGGSIGSELVMQICAFQPGRVVLFDIDDTDLHAMTLKLSRHYPHLSSRAHFVIGDVRDARRVEEVFAQFKPEIVFHAAAYKHVPMMEENAKEAVKVNVLGTYIVAQAALAHHVERFIMISTDKAVRPTSIMGATKRIAEYICQAFNANGQKDEPAENKGDELDQASDRRDKSTRFMSVRFGNVLGSRGSVVPLFLDQLKHGGPLTVTHRDMVRYFMTIPEAVSLILQASTMGRGGEVFVLDMGEPVKIVELAEELITIQGLVPYKDIDIVFTGPRPGEKIFEEILTAEEGTVASKHEKVFIARNGQKYNPAQIEGILKEFETLIADSSSGGHDDLRALLKKYVRHYEGQ
- a CDS encoding DegT/DnrJ/EryC1/StrS family aminotransferase; protein product: MKVKFFNYPLQFDVHKDEYMDIVQNTFARGAYILGDDLQAFERNLAQFVGSKYAVGVGNCTDALLLSAIAAGIGPGDEVISVSHTFVATLEVVKFLGAVPVLVDIASDHNMDVDLVEASFTPRTKAVLPVSLNGRVCDNIDKLERIAGEHEIVIIEDAAQSLGARYKNRGAGTFGLMGCFSFYPAKLLGTFGDAGAIVTDDEECARRLRMLRNHGKDEATDIKRWGLNCRMDNMHAAILNYKLNMLSDLIKRRREIAAIYDKELSQINELKLPPRPIENGIHYDVYQNYEIEAQNRDNLVAFLKKKGIEVSIPWGGKAVHQFSALRLSHGPLPHTEDLFQKVVMLPLYPELKNEEIEYVIEAIKDFYNEK